One Peterkaempfera bronchialis DNA window includes the following coding sequences:
- a CDS encoding F0F1 ATP synthase subunit epsilon, with amino-acid sequence MAELHVELVAADRKVWSGAATIVVARTASGDIGIQPGHTPVLSVLESGPVTIRQADGGTIVAAVHGGFISFADNKLSLLAEIAELADEIDVARAERALDRARTEIDDHAERRAEVRLVAASRKAA; translated from the coding sequence TTGGCTGAGCTGCACGTCGAGCTGGTCGCGGCCGACCGCAAGGTGTGGTCCGGTGCGGCCACCATCGTCGTCGCCCGGACCGCGTCCGGTGACATCGGCATCCAGCCGGGCCACACCCCGGTGCTGAGCGTGCTGGAGTCCGGCCCGGTCACCATCCGCCAGGCGGACGGCGGCACCATCGTCGCCGCCGTGCACGGCGGCTTCATCTCGTTCGCGGACAACAAGCTGTCGCTGCTGGCCGAGATCGCCGAGCTGGCGGACGAGATCGATGTCGCCCGTGCCGAGCGCGCGCTGGACCGCGCCCGGACCGAGATCGACGACCACGCCGAGCGCCGCGCGGAGGTCCGGCTGGTGGCCGCGTCCCGCAAGGCCGCCTGA
- a CDS encoding DUF2550 domain-containing protein: MVLALVVCAVVVAVGVAGLVVFALRRRLIQRVGGTFDCSLRLKMPAPAAVAPPPTDDEPAPAPAHPADGKGWVFGIARYSGDAIEWFRVFSYAPRPRRVLLRSDIEVLGRRYPAGQEELALLSGSVVLRCLHRTAPLELAMSEDALTGFLAWLEAAPPGQRVNVA, from the coding sequence ATGGTCCTCGCCCTTGTGGTGTGTGCGGTGGTCGTCGCGGTAGGTGTGGCGGGCCTGGTGGTCTTCGCGCTGCGGCGGCGGCTGATCCAGCGGGTCGGCGGCACGTTCGACTGCAGCCTGCGACTCAAAATGCCGGCCCCTGCGGCCGTCGCGCCGCCTCCCACCGACGACGAGCCCGCCCCGGCCCCGGCCCACCCGGCCGATGGCAAGGGGTGGGTTTTCGGTATCGCCCGCTACAGCGGCGACGCCATCGAGTGGTTCCGGGTCTTCTCCTATGCGCCGCGACCCCGCCGGGTACTGCTCCGCTCCGACATCGAGGTCCTGGGCCGCCGCTACCCCGCCGGGCAGGAGGAACTGGCCCTGCTCTCCGGCTCCGTGGTGCTGCGGTGCCTGCACCGGACCGCCCCGCTGGAGCTGGCCATGAGCGAGGACGCCCTGACCGGCTTCCTGGCCTGGCTGGAGGCCGCCCCGCCCGGTCAGCGGGTCAACGTCGCCTGA
- the atpA gene encoding F0F1 ATP synthase subunit alpha, producing MAELTIRPEEIRDALANFVQSYQPDAASREEVGTVSEAMDGIAKVQGLPSAMANELLKFEDGTLGLALNLEEREIGVVVLGDFSGIEEGQTVRRTGEVLSVPVGEGYLGRVVDPLGNPIDGLGAIESTGRRALELQAPGVMVRKSVHEPLQTGIKAIDAMTPIGRGQRQLIIGDRQTGKTAVAIDTIINQRDNWRSGDPKKQVRCIYVAIGQKGSTIASVRGALEEAGALEYTTIVAAPASDPAGFKYLAPYTGSAIGQEWMYDGKHVLIIFDDLSKQAEAYRSVSLLLRRPPGREAYPGDVFYLHSRLLERCAKLSDELGAGSMTGLPIIETKANDVSAYIPTNVISITDGQCFLESDLFNAGIRPAVNVGISVSRVGGSAQIKAMKSVAGRLRLDLAQFRELEAFAAFGSDLDAASKAQLERGARMVELLKQGQYAPFPVEEQVVSIWAGTTGKLDDVPVADIRRFEREFLDNLRVEHKALLSGIVETGKLEDGTIDALTAAIASFKQGFETSEGKLLGESA from the coding sequence ATGGCGGAGCTCACTATCCGGCCGGAGGAGATCCGGGACGCGCTGGCGAACTTCGTCCAGTCGTACCAGCCGGACGCCGCCTCGCGTGAAGAGGTCGGCACGGTCAGCGAGGCGATGGACGGCATCGCCAAGGTCCAGGGCCTCCCCTCGGCCATGGCCAACGAGCTGCTGAAGTTCGAGGACGGCACCCTCGGCCTCGCGCTGAACCTTGAGGAGCGCGAGATCGGCGTCGTCGTCCTCGGCGACTTCAGCGGTATCGAGGAGGGCCAGACGGTCCGCCGCACCGGCGAGGTGCTGTCCGTGCCGGTCGGCGAGGGCTACCTCGGCCGCGTGGTCGACCCGCTGGGCAACCCGATCGACGGCCTCGGCGCGATCGAGTCCACCGGCCGCCGCGCCCTGGAGCTCCAGGCTCCCGGCGTGATGGTCCGCAAGTCGGTCCACGAGCCGCTGCAGACCGGCATCAAGGCCATCGACGCGATGACCCCGATCGGCCGCGGCCAGCGCCAGCTGATCATCGGCGACCGCCAGACCGGCAAGACCGCGGTGGCGATCGACACGATCATCAACCAGCGCGACAACTGGCGCTCCGGCGACCCCAAGAAGCAGGTCCGCTGCATCTACGTCGCCATCGGCCAGAAGGGCTCCACCATCGCGTCCGTGCGCGGTGCCCTGGAGGAGGCCGGCGCGCTGGAGTACACCACCATCGTCGCCGCCCCGGCGTCGGACCCGGCGGGCTTCAAGTACCTGGCCCCCTACACCGGCTCCGCCATCGGCCAGGAGTGGATGTACGACGGCAAGCACGTCCTGATCATCTTCGACGACCTGTCGAAGCAGGCCGAGGCCTACCGCTCCGTCTCCCTGCTGCTGCGCCGCCCGCCGGGCCGCGAGGCCTACCCCGGTGACGTCTTCTACCTGCACTCCCGCCTGCTGGAGCGCTGCGCCAAGCTCTCCGACGAGCTGGGTGCCGGCTCGATGACCGGCCTGCCGATCATCGAGACCAAGGCCAACGACGTCTCGGCGTACATCCCGACCAACGTCATCTCCATCACCGACGGCCAGTGCTTCCTGGAGTCCGACCTGTTCAACGCCGGCATCCGCCCGGCCGTGAACGTCGGTATCTCGGTCTCCCGCGTCGGCGGCTCCGCCCAGATCAAGGCCATGAAGTCGGTCGCCGGCCGCCTGCGGCTGGACCTCGCCCAGTTCCGCGAGCTGGAGGCGTTCGCCGCCTTCGGCTCCGACCTGGACGCGGCCTCCAAGGCGCAGCTGGAGCGCGGTGCCCGCATGGTCGAGCTGCTGAAGCAGGGCCAGTACGCACCGTTCCCGGTCGAGGAGCAGGTCGTCTCCATCTGGGCCGGTACCACCGGCAAGCTGGACGACGTCCCGGTCGCCGACATCCGCCGCTTCGAGCGCGAGTTCCTCGACAACCTGCGGGTGGAGCACAAGGCGCTCCTCTCCGGCATCGTCGAGACCGGCAAGCTGGAGGACGGCACCATCGACGCGCTGACCGCCGCGATCGCTTCCTTCAAGCAGGGCTTCGAGACCTCCGAGGGCAAGCTGCTCGGCGAGTCGGCCTGA
- a CDS encoding serine hydroxymethyltransferase, which translates to MTVTEPPTATSDRTPPWEAPEALRRTDPQIADVLALEAARRRDSLQLLAGENIASPAVLAALSGPLADKYAEGYPGRRHHTGCAAADAAELLAVTRAEELFGADHANVQPYTGTTAMFAAYAALLRPGDRVLAMSLQHGGHLTVGSRANFSGRWFQFTGYGVRREDGLIDLEQVRDLAKRQRPKAIVAGSISYPRQVDWKAFRAIADEVGAYLIAGAAQTLGLVAGGAAPSPVPYADVVVGVTHKMLRGPRGGLLLCTAELAERVDRAVYPFIQGGPSMHEVAAKAVALAEAATPEFAAYTRAAVANARALAEGLAGQGLTPLTGGTDTHLVTADVSGLGISGREAERRCAAVSVLLGKCALPYDTAPPAEASGVRLGTGCVTTQGMRTAGMAEVARLTGQALRSSEPDRELAERVRELARGSVPKW; encoded by the coding sequence ATGACGGTCACCGAGCCCCCCACCGCCACCTCCGACCGCACGCCGCCCTGGGAGGCCCCGGAGGCCCTGCGGCGCACCGACCCGCAGATCGCCGATGTGCTGGCCCTGGAGGCTGCCCGGCGGCGCGACTCGCTCCAGCTGCTGGCGGGGGAGAACATCGCCTCCCCGGCCGTGCTGGCGGCCCTCTCCGGCCCGCTCGCCGACAAGTACGCCGAGGGCTACCCGGGGCGCCGCCACCACACCGGCTGCGCCGCAGCGGACGCCGCGGAGCTGCTGGCCGTCACCCGCGCGGAGGAGCTGTTCGGCGCCGACCACGCCAATGTGCAGCCGTACACCGGGACCACCGCGATGTTCGCCGCCTATGCCGCGCTGCTCCGGCCCGGCGACCGGGTGCTGGCGATGTCGCTCCAGCACGGCGGCCACCTCACCGTCGGCTCACGGGCCAACTTCTCCGGCCGCTGGTTCCAGTTCACCGGCTACGGGGTGCGCCGCGAGGACGGCCTGATCGACCTGGAGCAGGTCCGCGACCTGGCGAAGCGGCAGCGGCCCAAGGCCATCGTCGCGGGCTCCATCTCCTACCCCCGCCAGGTGGACTGGAAGGCGTTCCGGGCCATCGCCGACGAGGTCGGCGCCTATCTGATCGCCGGCGCGGCGCAGACCCTGGGCCTGGTGGCCGGGGGAGCGGCGCCCTCCCCGGTGCCGTACGCGGACGTGGTGGTCGGCGTCACCCACAAGATGCTGCGCGGCCCGCGCGGCGGCCTGCTGCTCTGCACCGCCGAGCTGGCCGAGCGGGTGGACCGGGCGGTCTACCCGTTCATCCAGGGCGGTCCCTCCATGCACGAGGTCGCGGCCAAGGCGGTGGCGCTGGCGGAGGCCGCCACCCCGGAGTTCGCCGCCTATACGCGGGCGGCCGTCGCCAACGCCCGGGCGCTGGCCGAGGGACTCGCCGGGCAGGGCCTGACCCCGCTCACCGGCGGCACCGACACCCATCTGGTCACGGCGGACGTCTCCGGGCTCGGCATCAGCGGCCGGGAGGCGGAGCGGCGCTGCGCGGCCGTCTCGGTACTGCTCGGCAAGTGCGCCCTGCCCTATGACACCGCGCCGCCCGCCGAGGCGTCCGGGGTGCGGCTGGGCACCGGCTGCGTGACCACGCAGGGGATGCGGACCGCCGGGATGGCCGAGGTGGCGCGGCTCACCGGGCAGGCGCTGCGCAGCTCGGAGCCGGACCGGGAACTGGCCGAGCGGGTCCGCGAACTGGCCCGTGGGTCGGTACCGAAGTGGTGA
- a CDS encoding F0F1 ATP synthase subunit gamma yields MGAQLRVYKRRIRSVSATKKITRAMEMISASRIVKAQRAVAASTPYASELTRAVTAVATRSNAQHPLTTENPAATRAAVLLVTADRGLAGGYSSNAIKRAMQLTERLEAQGKEVVTYIVGRKGVGFYNFRNRSVAESWTGFSDKPTYADAKTVASTLIKAFVADTADGGVDELHIVSTEFVSMLTQNAVDARLLPLHLDEVANGDEGPAKAEIFPLYDFEPSAEGVLDALLPRYVESRIYNALLQSAASEHAARRRAMKSATDNAEELIKSLTRLANSARQAEITQEISEIVGGANALADASAGSD; encoded by the coding sequence ATGGGAGCCCAGCTTCGGGTCTACAAGCGCCGGATCCGCTCCGTCTCCGCGACCAAGAAGATCACCAGGGCGATGGAGATGATCTCCGCGTCGCGCATCGTCAAGGCGCAGCGCGCGGTGGCCGCCTCCACCCCGTACGCGAGTGAACTCACCCGCGCGGTGACCGCGGTCGCGACCCGGTCCAACGCCCAGCACCCGCTGACCACGGAGAACCCCGCCGCCACGCGCGCCGCGGTGCTCCTGGTCACGGCGGACCGGGGCCTGGCCGGCGGCTACTCCTCCAACGCCATCAAGCGGGCGATGCAGCTCACCGAGCGGCTCGAAGCGCAGGGCAAGGAGGTGGTGACGTACATCGTCGGCCGCAAGGGCGTCGGGTTCTACAACTTCCGCAACCGCTCGGTCGCGGAGTCGTGGACCGGCTTCTCCGACAAGCCGACGTACGCGGACGCCAAGACGGTCGCGAGCACCCTGATCAAGGCGTTTGTGGCCGACACGGCGGACGGCGGCGTGGATGAGCTCCACATCGTCTCGACCGAGTTCGTCTCCATGCTGACGCAGAACGCGGTGGACGCCCGGCTGCTGCCGCTGCACCTCGACGAGGTGGCGAACGGCGACGAGGGTCCCGCCAAGGCGGAGATCTTCCCGCTGTACGACTTCGAGCCGTCGGCGGAGGGCGTGCTGGACGCGCTGCTGCCGAGGTACGTCGAGAGCCGGATCTACAACGCGCTGCTCCAGTCGGCAGCTTCGGAGCACGCCGCCCGGCGGCGTGCGATGAAGTCGGCGACGGACAACGCCGAGGAGCTCATCAAGTCGCTCACGCGGCTTGCCAACTCGGCCCGCCAGGCCGAGATCACCCAGGAAATCAGCGAGATCGTCGGTGGCGCGAACGCCCTGGCCGACGCTAGCGCGGGGAGTGACTGA
- a CDS encoding arsenate reductase/protein-tyrosine-phosphatase family protein, whose amino-acid sequence MSGPKPVPGPTPHDRFRILFVCTGNICRSPIAERLTRHELGARLSTRGAEQIVVESAGTWGHEGAPMEAHAATVLGEYGADPDGFAGRELLDEHVIDADLVLTATLDHRAQVISMGHAAGLRTFTLKEFTRLVRTIDPVTLPDPLQGAAVAARARALVRAAAALRGWLLASSPEADEVDDPYGAPISMFRNCGEEIYHALDPVVTALTGIPRR is encoded by the coding sequence ATATCCGGACCCAAACCGGTGCCCGGCCCGACCCCGCACGACCGCTTCCGGATCCTCTTCGTCTGCACCGGCAACATCTGCCGCTCCCCGATCGCCGAGCGGCTGACCCGGCACGAGCTGGGAGCCCGCCTGAGCACGCGCGGAGCCGAGCAGATCGTGGTGGAGAGCGCCGGCACCTGGGGCCATGAGGGCGCCCCGATGGAGGCGCACGCCGCCACCGTGCTGGGCGAGTACGGCGCCGACCCGGACGGCTTCGCCGGCCGGGAGCTGCTGGACGAGCACGTCATCGACGCCGACCTGGTGCTCACCGCCACCCTGGACCACCGCGCCCAGGTGATCTCCATGGGCCATGCGGCGGGCCTGCGCACCTTCACCCTCAAAGAGTTCACCCGGCTGGTGCGGACCATAGACCCGGTGACCCTCCCCGACCCGCTCCAGGGCGCCGCCGTGGCCGCCCGGGCCCGCGCCCTGGTCCGGGCCGCGGCGGCGCTGCGCGGCTGGCTGCTGGCCTCCTCCCCGGAGGCGGACGAGGTGGACGATCCGTACGGGGCGCCGATCAGCATGTTCCGCAACTGCGGCGAGGAGATCTACCACGCCCTGGACCCGGTGGTCACCGCGCTGACCGGCATCCCCCGCCGCTGA
- the atpD gene encoding F0F1 ATP synthase subunit beta: MTATVETATATGRVARVIGPVVDVEFPVDAMPEMFNALHVEVDSPDGTGKKTLTLEVAQHLGDGVVRTISMQPTDGLVRGAGVTDTGAAISVPVGDITKGKVFNALGEVLNTDAAEFNAQVETRWPIHRKAPNFDQLESKTEMFETGIKVIDLLTPYVTGGKIGLFGGAGVGKTVLIQEMIYRVAENFGGVSVFAGVGERTREGNDLIHEMVDSGVLDKTALVFGQMDEPPGTRLRVALSALTMAEYFRDVQQQDVLLFIDNIFRFTQAGSEVSTLLGRMPSAVGYQPNLADEMGLLQERITSTRGHSITSMQAIYVPADDLTDPAPATTFAHLDATTVLSRPISEKGIYPAVDPLDSTSRILDPRYIAQDHYDTALRVKGILQKYKDLQDIIAILGMDELGEEDKLTVQRARRIERFLSQNTYVAKQFTGVDGSTVPLSESIEAFNAIADGKYDHVPEQAFFMCGGIDDLERNAAELLKK, encoded by the coding sequence ATGACTGCCACTGTTGAGACGGCCACGGCGACGGGCCGCGTCGCGCGGGTCATCGGCCCGGTCGTCGACGTGGAGTTCCCCGTCGACGCGATGCCGGAGATGTTCAACGCCCTGCACGTCGAGGTGGACTCGCCCGACGGCACCGGCAAGAAGACGCTGACCCTTGAGGTCGCCCAGCACCTGGGCGACGGTGTGGTCCGCACCATCTCGATGCAGCCCACCGACGGCCTGGTCCGTGGCGCCGGGGTCACCGACACCGGCGCGGCGATCTCGGTGCCGGTCGGCGACATCACCAAGGGCAAGGTCTTCAACGCCCTCGGCGAGGTGCTCAACACCGACGCCGCGGAGTTCAACGCCCAGGTCGAGACCCGCTGGCCGATCCACCGCAAGGCGCCCAACTTCGACCAGCTCGAGTCCAAGACCGAGATGTTCGAGACCGGCATCAAGGTCATCGACCTGCTCACCCCGTATGTCACGGGTGGCAAGATCGGCCTGTTCGGCGGCGCCGGCGTCGGCAAGACCGTGCTCATCCAGGAGATGATCTACCGCGTCGCCGAGAACTTCGGTGGTGTGTCGGTCTTCGCCGGTGTGGGCGAGCGCACCCGTGAGGGCAACGACCTCATCCACGAGATGGTGGACTCGGGCGTTCTGGACAAGACCGCCCTGGTCTTCGGCCAGATGGACGAGCCGCCGGGCACCCGGCTGCGCGTCGCGCTCTCGGCGCTCACCATGGCCGAGTACTTCCGTGATGTGCAGCAGCAGGACGTGCTGCTCTTCATCGACAACATCTTCCGGTTCACCCAGGCCGGTTCCGAGGTGTCGACCCTGCTCGGCCGTATGCCCTCCGCCGTGGGCTACCAGCCGAACCTGGCCGACGAGATGGGCCTCCTCCAGGAGCGCATCACCTCGACCCGCGGTCACTCGATCACCTCCATGCAGGCGATCTACGTCCCCGCGGACGACCTGACCGACCCGGCCCCGGCCACCACCTTCGCCCACCTCGACGCGACGACGGTGCTCTCCCGTCCGATCTCGGAGAAGGGCATCTACCCCGCGGTGGACCCGCTGGACTCCACGTCCCGCATCCTGGACCCGCGTTACATCGCGCAGGACCACTACGACACCGCGCTGCGGGTCAAGGGCATCCTGCAGAAGTACAAGGACCTCCAGGACATCATCGCCATCCTCGGCATGGACGAGCTGGGCGAGGAGGACAAGCTCACCGTCCAGCGTGCCCGCCGGATCGAGCGCTTCCTCTCGCAGAACACCTACGTGGCGAAGCAGTTCACCGGTGTCGACGGTTCGACCGTGCCGCTGTCGGAGTCCATCGAGGCCTTCAACGCGATTGCGGACGGCAAGTACGACCACGTCCCGGAGCAGGCGTTCTTCATGTGCGGCGGCATCGACGACCTGGAGCGCAACGCCGCCGAGCTGCTGAAGAAGTAG
- a CDS encoding F0F1 ATP synthase subunit B — translation MNFLAEAAEAENPLLPAWPELIIGLICFFIVFGLLGKKLLPSIEKVLAERRDAIEGGLERAEEAQAEAQRTLEQYRAELAEARHEAARITEHAREQGAALITEMREEGQRQRDAIVTAGHAQIEADRKQATAVLRHDVGALATELASRIVGESLQDHARQSGIIDRFLDDLETKAAVSEGASQ, via the coding sequence ATGAACTTCCTGGCTGAAGCCGCGGAGGCGGAGAACCCTCTCCTTCCCGCGTGGCCGGAGCTCATCATCGGCCTGATCTGCTTCTTCATCGTCTTCGGACTGCTCGGCAAGAAGCTCCTCCCCAGCATCGAGAAGGTGTTGGCGGAGCGCCGGGACGCGATCGAGGGCGGGCTCGAACGGGCCGAGGAGGCGCAGGCCGAGGCCCAGCGCACCCTGGAGCAGTACCGCGCCGAGCTCGCCGAGGCACGCCACGAGGCGGCCCGGATCACCGAGCACGCCCGTGAGCAGGGCGCCGCGCTGATCACCGAGATGCGCGAGGAGGGCCAGCGCCAGCGGGACGCCATCGTCACCGCCGGCCACGCCCAGATCGAGGCCGACCGCAAGCAGGCCACCGCCGTGCTCCGGCACGACGTGGGCGCGCTCGCCACCGAGCTGGCCTCCCGCATCGTCGGCGAGTCCCTTCAGGACCACGCCCGGCAGAGCGGGATCATCGACCGCTTCCTGGACGACCTTGAGACCAAGGCCGCCGTCTCGGAAGGTGCGTCCCAGTGA
- the atpE gene encoding ATP synthase F0 subunit C, translating into MSMLAAVGVYGSVASIGYGLAAIGPGIGVGLIFGNGVQAMARQPEAAGLIRTNMFIGFALTEALALIGIVMPFVFGQGPK; encoded by the coding sequence ATGAGCATGCTCGCCGCCGTTGGCGTCTACGGCTCCGTCGCCTCCATCGGTTACGGTCTCGCGGCCATCGGCCCCGGCATCGGCGTTGGTCTGATCTTCGGCAACGGCGTCCAGGCGATGGCCCGTCAGCCCGAGGCCGCCGGCCTCATCCGCACCAACATGTTCATCGGCTTCGCGCTCACCGAGGCGCTGGCCCTGATCGGCATCGTCATGCCGTTCGTCTTCGGCCAGGGCCCCAAGTAA
- a CDS encoding MraY family glycosyltransferase has protein sequence MREYLLTLFTTAAVTYLLTAPVRKFAIVAGAMPPVRARDVHREPTPRLGGIALFGGLCAGLLMASHLTHLTTVFDNGSDVKALLSGAGIMWVLGVLDDKWGVDALVKMGGQMVAAGVMVWQGLTVISIPVPGVGSVSVTPMQGTLISVLLVVIMVNAVNFIDGLDGLAAGMVCIAAMAFFLYSYRLLFGYSIEDAAPATLFTAVLIGMCLGFLPHNLHPARIFMGDSGSMLLGLMLAVAAISITGRVNPDLIIEQTGSQREAVHTLVPIYIPLLLPLTVIALPLADLLLAVVRRTWAGKSPFAADKQHLHHRLLEIGHSHSRAVLIMYFWAALFAFSTVAFSVTDIGRVVVLIGAGLCLLGIVVLLLPRFRPRTPKALQPLVPPRYRDSDDGEGAAEGVAEGAAEGPVGGVGRLSPEDEDLLQRLGSGASAAGHRSGTRGGTDG, from the coding sequence GTGCGTGAGTACCTGCTGACGCTGTTCACCACCGCAGCGGTCACCTACCTGCTGACCGCGCCGGTCCGGAAGTTCGCCATCGTGGCGGGCGCGATGCCGCCGGTGCGCGCCCGTGACGTGCACCGCGAGCCCACGCCCCGGCTGGGCGGCATCGCCCTGTTCGGCGGGCTCTGCGCCGGGCTGCTGATGGCCTCCCACCTCACCCATCTGACGACCGTCTTCGACAACGGGAGCGACGTCAAGGCGCTGCTCTCGGGCGCCGGCATCATGTGGGTGCTGGGCGTGCTCGACGACAAGTGGGGCGTGGACGCGCTGGTCAAGATGGGCGGCCAGATGGTCGCCGCGGGCGTGATGGTCTGGCAGGGACTCACCGTGATCTCCATCCCGGTGCCCGGCGTCGGATCGGTCTCGGTGACGCCGATGCAGGGCACCCTGATCTCGGTGCTGCTGGTCGTCATCATGGTCAACGCGGTGAACTTCATCGACGGCCTGGACGGCCTGGCCGCCGGCATGGTCTGCATCGCCGCGATGGCCTTCTTCCTGTACTCGTACCGGCTGCTGTTCGGCTACAGCATCGAGGACGCGGCTCCGGCGACGCTCTTCACCGCGGTGCTGATCGGGATGTGCCTGGGGTTCCTGCCGCACAATCTGCACCCGGCGCGGATCTTCATGGGCGACTCCGGCTCGATGCTGCTGGGCCTGATGCTCGCGGTGGCGGCCATCTCGATCACCGGCCGGGTCAACCCCGACCTGATCATCGAGCAGACCGGTTCGCAGCGTGAGGCCGTGCACACCCTGGTGCCGATCTACATCCCGCTGCTGCTGCCGCTGACCGTGATCGCGCTGCCGCTGGCCGACCTGCTGCTGGCCGTGGTGCGGCGCACCTGGGCGGGCAAGTCGCCCTTCGCGGCGGACAAGCAGCACCTGCACCACCGGCTGCTGGAGATCGGCCACTCGCACAGCCGGGCCGTGCTGATCATGTACTTCTGGGCGGCGCTCTTCGCCTTCTCCACGGTGGCCTTCTCGGTGACCGACATCGGCCGGGTGGTGGTGCTGATCGGCGCCGGGCTCTGCCTGCTGGGCATCGTGGTGCTGCTGCTGCCGCGCTTCCGGCCGAGGACGCCGAAGGCGCTCCAGCCGCTGGTCCCGCCGCGCTACCGGGACAGCGACGACGGCGAGGGCGCCGCCGAGGGTGTCGCCGAGGGTGCGGCCGAGGGCCCGGTCGGCGGGGTCGGCCGGCTGTCGCCGGAGGACGAGGACCTGCTCCAGCGGCTGGGTTCCGGGGCGAGCGCGGCGGGCCACCGGTCCGGCACCCGGGGTGGCACGGACGGGTGA
- the atpB gene encoding F0F1 ATP synthase subunit A has translation MSSALTQLASEADCHLNSGCGFPAPGLHTFNFEPLFTVGGVEVIKPMLLSVIAMLAVIGFFWAAFARPKLVPGKLQLVGEIGYDFVKRSIVLDSIGKKGQKYVPMMVSLFFFVWIMNVMSIIPFAQFPVTSKIAFPAGLAAVVWITYMTLTFKKHGFVGGLKNLCWPSGIPGWVMFLLVPIEFFSNIFVRPFTLAVRLFANMFAGHLLIVMFSVASWYLLTPSIGALYAGASFVVTLGLTAFELLIQFLQAYIFVMLASSYISGALEEAH, from the coding sequence GTGAGTAGTGCACTCACGCAGCTCGCCTCTGAGGCCGACTGCCACCTGAACTCTGGTTGCGGCTTCCCGGCCCCCGGCCTTCACACCTTCAACTTCGAGCCGCTCTTCACGGTGGGCGGCGTCGAGGTCATCAAGCCGATGCTGCTGTCGGTCATCGCCATGCTCGCGGTGATCGGCTTCTTCTGGGCCGCCTTCGCCAGGCCGAAGCTGGTCCCGGGCAAGCTCCAGCTGGTGGGCGAGATCGGCTATGACTTCGTCAAGCGGTCCATCGTGCTGGACTCCATCGGCAAGAAGGGGCAGAAGTATGTCCCGATGATGGTGTCGCTCTTCTTCTTCGTCTGGATCATGAACGTGATGTCGATCATCCCGTTCGCCCAGTTCCCGGTGACGTCGAAGATCGCCTTCCCGGCCGGTCTCGCCGCCGTGGTCTGGATCACCTATATGACGCTGACCTTCAAGAAGCACGGCTTCGTCGGCGGACTGAAGAACCTCTGCTGGCCGTCGGGCATCCCCGGCTGGGTCATGTTCCTGCTGGTCCCGATCGAGTTCTTCTCGAACATCTTTGTGCGGCCCTTCACGCTGGCGGTCCGGCTCTTCGCCAACATGTTCGCGGGCCACCTGCTGATCGTGATGTTCTCGGTCGCGTCCTGGTACCTGCTCACCCCGAGCATCGGCGCGCTCTACGCCGGTGCCTCTTTCGTGGTCACCCTCGGTCTGACCGCGTTCGAGCTCCTGATCCAGTTCCTCCAGGCGTACATCTTCGTGATGCTGGCCAGCAGCTACATCTCGGGCGCGCTCGAAGAAGCGCACTGA
- a CDS encoding F0F1 ATP synthase subunit delta: protein MIGASREALAAARENLESLTDSTSVDVVRLGEELSAVTTLLDREVSLRRVLTDPARSGQDKAQLVGSLLTGQVSGETVDLVSGLVRSRWSSPRDLVDATEQLSAYAEVIAADRAGALDDVEDELFRFGRVVAGSPELRAALSEPKAGPAAKADLVRSLLGGRANPATVRLVVSLVSHPRGRSLEQGLESYSKLAASRRGRVVALVTTAVPMSDGQRERLAGALGRIYGRQVHLNIDIDPEVLGGVKVQIGDEIIDGTVASRLEGARQGLEG from the coding sequence GTGATCGGCGCCAGCCGCGAGGCGCTCGCCGCCGCCCGGGAGAACCTCGAAAGCCTGACCGACTCCACCTCGGTGGATGTCGTCAGGCTCGGCGAGGAGCTCTCGGCCGTCACCACCCTGCTCGACCGTGAGGTGTCGCTGCGCCGGGTCCTCACCGACCCGGCGCGGTCCGGGCAGGACAAGGCCCAGCTGGTCGGCTCGCTGCTGACCGGCCAGGTCTCCGGCGAGACGGTGGACCTGGTCTCCGGCCTGGTCCGGTCCCGCTGGTCCAGCCCGCGCGACCTGGTGGACGCCACCGAGCAGCTGTCGGCGTACGCCGAGGTCATCGCGGCGGACCGGGCCGGTGCCCTGGACGACGTCGAGGACGAGCTGTTCCGGTTCGGCCGCGTCGTCGCCGGCTCCCCCGAGCTGCGCGCCGCGCTGTCCGAGCCCAAGGCCGGCCCCGCCGCCAAGGCGGACCTGGTGCGCTCGCTCCTCGGCGGTCGTGCCAACCCGGCCACCGTGCGGCTGGTCGTCTCTCTGGTCTCCCACCCGCGTGGACGTAGCCTGGAGCAGGGCCTGGAGTCGTACTCCAAGCTCGCCGCCTCCCGGCGCGGCCGCGTGGTGGCCCTGGTGACCACCGCCGTGCCGATGTCCGACGGGCAGCGTGAGCGGCTCGCCGGAGCCCTGGGCAGGATCTACGGCCGCCAGGTGCACCTCAACATCGACATCGACCCCGAGGTCCTCGGCGGTGTCAAGGTGCAGATCGGCGACGAGATCATCGACGGCACCGTCGCCAGCCGCCTGGAAGGCGCCCGGCAGGGCCTGGAGGGCTGA